The following proteins are encoded in a genomic region of Gemmatimonadaceae bacterium:
- a CDS encoding WecB/TagA/CpsF family glycosyltransferase, with the protein MRHRVRFGRLWVDALGFDEALLAVRDLVNRRQGGAIFTPNVDHVVMADQHAGLRRAYRRASLSFADGMPLVWTSRLLGRKIPEKLSGSDMLVPIIQLAAAQDWGVYFLGGMPGVPGAAELAAERLHTEFGVRIVGVDPAFVSMNGDGPDDAAVVERVRAARPDLVFVALGAPKQELWIARSLDQIRPAVAIGCGASLDFISGHVSRAPAWVSNAGFEWAYRLAQDPRRLWKRYLIRGPRFIGILFRTARLLKAQRVRTVARRGVELPAIVEAERVRP; encoded by the coding sequence GTGCGTCATCGGGTACGGTTCGGCCGCCTCTGGGTGGATGCGCTGGGTTTCGACGAGGCGCTGCTGGCCGTGCGCGACCTGGTGAACCGGCGGCAGGGCGGGGCGATCTTCACGCCGAACGTGGACCATGTCGTGATGGCCGACCAGCATGCCGGGCTGCGTCGCGCCTATCGCCGTGCCAGCCTCTCGTTCGCGGACGGCATGCCGCTGGTGTGGACGTCGCGACTGCTCGGCCGGAAGATTCCCGAGAAGCTCTCCGGCTCCGACATGCTGGTGCCGATCATCCAGCTCGCCGCGGCACAGGACTGGGGCGTCTACTTCCTTGGCGGCATGCCGGGGGTGCCGGGGGCCGCGGAGCTCGCGGCCGAGCGGCTGCACACCGAGTTCGGGGTGCGGATCGTGGGGGTCGATCCCGCGTTCGTGTCGATGAACGGGGATGGGCCGGATGACGCCGCGGTGGTGGAGCGGGTCCGTGCGGCCCGACCGGACCTCGTGTTCGTCGCCCTGGGCGCCCCGAAGCAGGAACTCTGGATCGCGCGCTCGCTGGACCAGATCCGGCCGGCGGTCGCGATCGGGTGCGGCGCCAGCCTGGACTTCATCTCCGGCCATGTCAGCCGTGCACCCGCCTGGGTGTCGAACGCGGGGTTCGAGTGGGCGTATCGACTGGCACAGGATCCTCGTCGTCTGTGGAAGCGATACCTCATCCGTGGACCACGGTTCATCGGGATCCTCTTCCGGACGGCGCGACTCCTGAAGGCGCAGCGTGTGCGCACGGTGGCCCGCCGCGGGGTGGAACTCCCCGCGATCGTGGAGGCGGAGCGCGTACGACCATGA
- a CDS encoding amino acid adenylation domain-containing protein translates to MISADTTADFDPFAGPAITLGVPSTEPQREVWTACQMGREGSLAFNEAATLRLRGAVQVDALCAAVGALVARHEALRSTFSRDGLTMLVGEARRDVVTVLDLSTLDSAIRHERRVALLKNVVTEEFDLELGPLARFVVVRLSDVDVELVIAAHHIVCDGWSFGVLASDLAALYNAQRSGAPACLPAAEAFSAHARDAAAAAVSGARREDEAYWLARFSGTLPVLDLPADRVHPAMRTFGAGREDRLIPAEVAGAVRAAGARAGSSVFVTLLTAFATLVHRFSGQDDIVIGVPAAGQSAMAKPGLVGHCVNMLPIRIAADPARPFDRMLAEVRSTTLDAFEHQAMGFGSLLARLPIPRDPSRSPLVSVIFNLDRSLPPSAMPFDGLEADLRTVPRAFENFELFLNAIETDGGIALECQYNTALFDATTIRRWLESYEVLLRGAAAAPSSPTGDLPVLTASDAAILDRCNDTAMALPPVRLVHRLVEAQVMQTPAAVAVTFEGQSLSYAELDRRANRLAHHLRAAGAGRDRLVGLCLDRSPDLLVGLLAILKCGAGYVPLDPNYPSDRLQFMATDAALSALVTETHLAGDLHRLAPVVVRIDADADAIAARPATPLEPSPSDAGPDDTAYVIYTSGSTGRPKGVLVPHRAVVNLLASVRREPGLSASDVMLAITTLSFDIAVSEVLLPLTVGARIVLASRETATDGSALLQLIEASGVTVIDATPATYRLLLADGWRGSGSLRLICTGEAMPRDLAQVLTGCAREVWNGYGPTETTVWSTFARITAPVDRVLIGRPVANTQVRILDARGHQVPVGVPGELLIAGEGVSRGYLNRPDLTRERFIAMPETPGRCRYRTGDLVRLLATGELECLGRNDNQVKVRGFRIEPGEIESVIAQWPGVESAVVVAREDREGDVRLVAYVVAAAEQVVADGLRAHVRAALPEYMIPNLFITLPSLPLTPSGKVDRKSLPAPDAAADVGHERAFVEPRTASEAIVASLWADALGLDRVSVHDDFFALGGHSLLASQVLSRLRRDHGVLVPFRQVFESPTVEAFAATVDAVQATGDTASSPAHDAIPHRAGAQDAPLSVLQERLWMLEELQPGQRAAHAHSAAWILTGALDLDRLQRALSALAQRHAVLRTSFRLVNGERRQVVAATGRLVLGIRDLSHLDAATQDAALQAFFHEQQHAPFDVGTDPLFRAVVLRLGPSSHMLYTLQHGMIWDGWSFDLFLQDLAGLYAADEAGRATALAPLPVTYGDFAAWQSGWMDGAEAARQAAWWRSRLGGELHELALATDHARPAVSSHGGAQATLAFTAGEAEQLRALARRHDATLFMVVFAAYNVLLHRYSGQRDLLVGSPVRARTRPELEPVIGPFVNTVLLRTQLDPAQRFTDVLAAVRDVTLDAFSNQELPFERLDTRVPPLRVLFSMQDARERPVRMGTLGLEQYHVPQHFAMNDMMLWMMESREKLIAVLNYSTELFEPASADLFLAQLQALLRGIIAAPDATILSFDLSSPAQSGEASVPAVPAPAARSVVAAIRWWASQDPARVAVRDGREFCTYGELVARAQRVASHLAHRGYGPGRAVAIAVSRGIDRSALLIGALWAGCPVLCLDGDDASESSAAAMQRSDAVACIAEGERSAGAGVAVLRAETLLHADATPGEPDDRSACASVISGAPDDDGTAYPARRTQHDLALAVAAAGEVMGLQRDDVVLAMLPAAAPLATVEVFLPLVHGGALVFASDDAREEPLDLGDELAEVAATVMFATEDTWRGLLETTWQAPDRFAALLVSGGPADAAQLRTLASRASSAWTLLADGSAMGRILPGDDTSVVEHGLGGAFRVVDGSGVAVPRGVPGVLQGTGGAAEAQPSWRARHTAGGRVHLLAADADWIWMEGVQVRAAAVERAIAGHAAVADAAVAVHRDARGNRRLVGYVVPVPGRHVTETELRAAVRARLPRRCIPHRFAEVAAIPRRVDGRVIRDALGSPFAPSATDHASGAPRTATEVLLASQWRAVLELEQVAVGDNFFHLGGTSLLCFRVIEQVRRATGRVLNPRSLLVGTLGQVAAELDRDAPTPADAPAPVGGVLSRIRELARGIGD, encoded by the coding sequence TTGATCTCCGCTGACACCACCGCCGACTTCGATCCGTTCGCCGGACCCGCCATCACGCTGGGCGTGCCGTCCACCGAACCGCAGCGCGAGGTGTGGACGGCGTGCCAGATGGGGCGCGAGGGGTCGCTGGCCTTCAACGAGGCCGCGACGCTCCGCCTGCGGGGCGCGGTGCAGGTGGATGCGCTGTGCGCAGCGGTCGGCGCGCTGGTGGCGCGCCACGAGGCGCTGCGGTCCACGTTCAGCCGCGATGGCCTGACGATGCTCGTGGGCGAGGCGCGACGGGATGTCGTCACGGTGCTGGACCTGTCCACCCTGGACTCCGCGATCCGGCATGAGCGGCGCGTAGCGCTGCTGAAGAACGTGGTGACGGAGGAGTTCGACCTCGAGCTCGGGCCACTCGCGCGCTTCGTCGTGGTGCGCCTCTCCGATGTCGACGTCGAGCTGGTGATCGCGGCACACCACATCGTCTGCGACGGCTGGTCGTTCGGCGTGCTCGCCTCGGACCTGGCGGCGCTCTACAACGCGCAGCGGTCCGGCGCGCCCGCGTGCCTACCAGCGGCCGAAGCGTTCAGCGCGCATGCCCGCGACGCCGCGGCCGCCGCGGTGTCCGGCGCGCGCCGCGAGGACGAGGCGTACTGGCTGGCGCGGTTCAGCGGAACGCTCCCGGTGCTCGACCTCCCGGCCGATCGCGTGCATCCTGCCATGCGCACCTTCGGAGCCGGTCGCGAGGATCGCCTGATCCCCGCCGAGGTCGCGGGTGCGGTGCGTGCGGCCGGTGCGAGGGCCGGCAGCAGCGTGTTCGTCACGCTCCTCACTGCGTTCGCAACGCTCGTGCACCGGTTCAGCGGGCAGGACGACATCGTGATCGGCGTGCCGGCGGCAGGTCAGTCGGCCATGGCGAAACCCGGGCTCGTCGGGCACTGCGTCAACATGCTGCCGATCCGCATCGCTGCCGACCCGGCGCGACCTTTCGACCGGATGCTCGCCGAGGTGCGCAGCACCACGCTCGACGCCTTCGAGCACCAGGCGATGGGTTTCGGCAGCCTCCTTGCACGGCTGCCCATCCCGCGCGATCCGAGCCGGTCGCCACTGGTGTCGGTCATCTTCAACCTCGACCGCTCGCTCCCACCGTCCGCGATGCCCTTCGACGGGCTCGAGGCCGACCTGCGCACCGTGCCGCGCGCGTTCGAGAACTTCGAGCTGTTCCTGAACGCCATCGAGACCGACGGCGGCATTGCGCTGGAGTGCCAGTACAACACGGCGCTGTTCGACGCCACGACGATCCGGCGGTGGCTGGAAAGCTACGAGGTGCTGCTGCGCGGTGCGGCTGCGGCGCCGTCGTCTCCGACCGGCGACCTGCCGGTGCTCACGGCATCGGATGCGGCGATCCTCGATCGCTGCAACGACACCGCCATGGCGCTGCCCCCGGTCCGGCTGGTGCACCGGCTGGTCGAGGCGCAGGTCATGCAGACCCCGGCAGCCGTCGCCGTGACGTTCGAGGGGCAGTCGCTCTCGTATGCGGAACTCGACCGGCGCGCGAACCGCCTCGCCCATCACCTGCGCGCCGCCGGTGCCGGTCGCGACAGGCTCGTCGGCCTCTGCCTGGACCGGTCGCCCGACCTGCTCGTGGGACTGCTGGCGATCCTCAAGTGCGGCGCGGGCTATGTGCCACTCGACCCGAACTATCCGTCCGACCGCCTGCAGTTCATGGCGACCGACGCGGCCCTGTCGGCACTCGTGACCGAGACACACCTCGCCGGCGACCTGCACCGCCTGGCACCCGTCGTCGTGCGGATCGACGCCGATGCCGATGCGATCGCAGCGCGTCCCGCGACGCCGCTCGAGCCGTCGCCGTCCGATGCTGGCCCCGATGACACGGCCTATGTGATCTACACCTCCGGGTCGACCGGCCGGCCGAAGGGAGTGCTCGTTCCGCATCGTGCAGTGGTCAACCTGCTCGCCAGTGTGCGGCGCGAACCGGGGCTCAGCGCCAGCGACGTGATGCTGGCGATCACCACCCTGTCGTTCGACATCGCGGTGTCCGAGGTGCTGCTGCCGCTCACGGTCGGGGCGCGGATCGTGCTTGCGTCCCGCGAGACAGCCACCGACGGGAGCGCACTGCTGCAGCTCATCGAGGCCAGCGGCGTGACGGTGATCGACGCCACACCGGCCACCTACCGACTGCTCCTGGCCGACGGGTGGCGGGGGAGCGGGTCGCTGCGGCTGATCTGCACCGGCGAGGCGATGCCGCGCGACCTCGCGCAGGTGCTCACCGGCTGTGCCCGGGAAGTGTGGAACGGCTACGGTCCCACCGAGACCACCGTCTGGTCGACGTTCGCGAGGATCACGGCGCCGGTGGACCGCGTGCTGATCGGCCGGCCGGTTGCGAACACGCAGGTGCGCATCCTCGACGCACGGGGGCACCAGGTGCCCGTCGGCGTGCCGGGCGAGTTGCTCATCGCGGGGGAGGGGGTGAGCAGGGGGTACCTCAACCGCCCCGACCTGACGCGTGAGCGCTTCATCGCGATGCCGGAGACACCGGGTCGCTGCCGCTACCGGACGGGCGACCTGGTGCGACTGCTCGCCACCGGGGAACTGGAGTGCCTCGGGCGCAACGACAACCAGGTGAAGGTGCGCGGGTTCCGGATCGAACCCGGCGAGATCGAGAGCGTGATTGCCCAGTGGCCCGGCGTGGAGTCGGCGGTGGTCGTGGCACGTGAGGATCGCGAGGGTGACGTGCGCCTCGTCGCCTACGTCGTCGCGGCGGCGGAGCAGGTGGTCGCCGACGGCCTTCGCGCACACGTGCGCGCGGCGCTCCCCGAGTACATGATCCCGAACCTCTTCATCACCCTGCCGTCACTGCCGCTCACGCCGAGCGGCAAGGTGGACCGCAAGTCCCTGCCGGCGCCCGACGCCGCGGCGGACGTGGGGCACGAGCGCGCCTTCGTCGAGCCGCGCACGGCGTCGGAGGCCATCGTCGCGTCGCTCTGGGCGGATGCGCTCGGGCTCGACCGTGTGAGCGTGCACGACGACTTCTTCGCACTGGGGGGGCATTCGCTCCTCGCCTCGCAGGTGTTGTCACGCCTCCGCCGCGACCACGGCGTGCTGGTGCCCTTCCGGCAGGTGTTCGAGTCACCGACCGTGGAGGCATTCGCCGCCACGGTCGACGCGGTGCAGGCCACCGGCGACACGGCGTCGTCGCCTGCACACGACGCGATCCCGCATCGCGCGGGCGCGCAGGATGCGCCGCTCTCGGTGCTCCAGGAGCGGCTCTGGATGCTGGAGGAGTTGCAGCCGGGTCAGCGCGCGGCGCACGCGCACAGCGCGGCCTGGATACTCACCGGTGCACTCGACCTGGACCGGCTGCAGCGCGCGCTCTCCGCGCTGGCGCAGCGCCACGCGGTGTTGCGCACCAGCTTCCGGCTGGTGAACGGTGAGCGCCGGCAGGTGGTCGCCGCGACGGGTCGCCTCGTGCTCGGCATCCGCGACCTGTCGCACCTCGACGCAGCGACGCAGGACGCCGCGCTGCAGGCCTTCTTCCACGAGCAGCAGCACGCGCCGTTCGACGTGGGAACGGACCCGCTCTTCCGCGCCGTCGTCCTCCGCCTCGGGCCGTCGTCGCACATGCTCTACACGCTGCAGCACGGCATGATCTGGGATGGGTGGAGTTTCGACCTTTTCCTGCAGGACCTTGCCGGGTTGTACGCCGCCGACGAGGCGGGGCGCGCCACGGCGCTGGCACCGCTGCCGGTGACCTACGGAGACTTTGCCGCGTGGCAGTCGGGCTGGATGGACGGGGCGGAGGCGGCGCGGCAGGCTGCGTGGTGGCGAAGCCGGCTCGGTGGTGAGCTGCACGAGCTGGCACTGGCGACCGACCATGCACGACCGGCCGTGTCATCACACGGCGGCGCACAGGCCACCCTGGCGTTCACCGCCGGCGAGGCGGAACAGCTTCGTGCGCTGGCGCGGCGGCACGATGCCACTCTCTTCATGGTGGTGTTCGCGGCGTACAACGTGCTGCTGCATCGCTACTCGGGCCAGCGCGACCTGCTGGTCGGTTCGCCGGTGCGGGCGCGCACCCGGCCGGAGCTCGAGCCGGTGATCGGACCCTTTGTCAACACGGTGCTGCTCCGCACGCAGCTCGACCCGGCACAGCGGTTCACGGACGTGCTGGCAGCGGTGCGTGACGTCACGCTCGATGCGTTCAGCAACCAGGAGTTGCCGTTCGAGCGGCTCGACACGCGCGTGCCGCCGCTGCGGGTGCTGTTCTCCATGCAGGATGCCCGGGAACGGCCGGTGCGGATGGGCACGCTGGGGCTCGAGCAGTACCATGTCCCGCAGCACTTCGCGATGAACGACATGATGCTGTGGATGATGGAATCCCGGGAGAAGCTCATCGCGGTGCTGAACTACAGCACGGAGCTCTTCGAGCCGGCCAGCGCCGACCTGTTCCTGGCACAACTGCAGGCGTTGCTGCGCGGCATCATCGCGGCCCCCGATGCCACGATCCTCAGCTTCGACCTCTCATCGCCGGCACAGTCCGGCGAAGCCAGCGTGCCTGCGGTGCCCGCGCCGGCAGCGCGATCCGTCGTCGCGGCGATCCGCTGGTGGGCCAGCCAGGATCCGGCGCGTGTGGCAGTGCGCGATGGGCGGGAGTTCTGCACGTACGGTGAGCTCGTCGCGAGGGCGCAGCGGGTGGCCAGCCACCTCGCACACCGCGGGTACGGACCGGGCCGTGCCGTGGCGATCGCGGTCTCGCGGGGTATCGATCGCAGCGCCCTGCTCATCGGCGCGCTGTGGGCCGGATGCCCGGTGTTGTGCCTCGACGGCGACGACGCGTCGGAGAGCAGTGCAGCGGCCATGCAGCGCAGTGATGCGGTCGCCTGTATCGCCGAGGGAGAGCGGAGCGCCGGAGCGGGTGTCGCGGTCCTGCGTGCAGAGACGCTGCTGCATGCCGATGCGACGCCGGGCGAGCCCGATGATCGATCGGCGTGCGCCTCGGTGATCTCCGGTGCGCCGGACGACGACGGCACGGCCTACCCGGCACGCCGCACCCAGCACGACCTGGCACTGGCAGTGGCGGCTGCAGGTGAGGTGATGGGGCTGCAGCGCGACGACGTCGTGCTCGCGATGCTGCCGGCAGCAGCACCACTCGCGACGGTCGAGGTGTTCCTGCCGCTGGTGCACGGTGGTGCCCTCGTGTTCGCGTCGGACGACGCACGCGAGGAACCGCTCGACCTGGGTGACGAACTCGCTGAGGTGGCGGCGACGGTGATGTTCGCGACGGAAGACACCTGGCGGGGACTGCTCGAGACGACCTGGCAGGCGCCCGACCGCTTCGCCGCGCTGCTCGTTTCCGGTGGCCCAGCGGATGCGGCGCAGTTGCGTACGCTGGCCTCGCGAGCGAGCAGCGCATGGACCCTCCTCGCCGACGGCTCTGCGATGGGCCGGATCCTGCCCGGCGATGACACCAGCGTCGTCGAGCATGGGCTCGGCGGCGCGTTCCGTGTGGTCGATGGCTCGGGCGTCGCGGTGCCACGTGGCGTCCCTGGTGTGCTGCAGGGCACCGGCGGCGCGGCAGAGGCGCAGCCCTCGTGGCGCGCCCGCCACACGGCGGGTGGCCGCGTGCATCTGCTCGCGGCTGACGCCGACTGGATCTGGATGGAGGGTGTGCAAGTCCGCGCCGCAGCCGTCGAGCGAGCGATCGCGGGCCATGCCGCCGTGGCCGACGCGGCGGTGGCGGTCCACCGTGATGCCCGCGGCAACCGACGCCTCGTGGGGTACGTCGTCCCGGTGCCGGGCAGGCACGTCACCGAGACCGAGCTCCGGGCTGCGGTTCGTGCGCGACTCCCGCGCCGCTGCATCCCGCACCGGTTCGCCGAGGTCGCGGCGATCCCGCGCCGCGTCGACGGACGGGTGATCCGTGACGCGCTCGGCTCACCGTTCGCACCATCGGCGACGGATCATGCGTCGGGCGCCCCACGTACCGCCACCGAGGTGCTGCTCGCGTCGCAGTGGCGCGCCGTGCTCGAGCTGGAGCAGGTCGCGGTCGGTGACAACTTCTTTCACCTGGGTGGCACGTCGCTGCTCTGCTTCCGTGTGATCGAGCAGGTGCGCAGGGCCACGGGGCGGGTGCTCAATCCGCGTTCGCTCCTCGTCGGCACGCTCGGGCAGGTGGCCGCCGAACTCGATCGCGACGCACCCACGCCTGCCGACGCACCTGCCCCCGTCGGTGGCGTGCTCTCACGGATCCGGGAGCTGGCCCGCGGCATCGGCGACTGA
- a CDS encoding 4'-phosphopantetheinyl transferase superfamily protein, translating into MTSPAALADDVRRFRRLPVPAPFAEYGAAACVALAEVSAAASGTGEVEMSHAVLAASLDRAVRSRIRSHLAGRHCAGTAIAALTGADAAVTIPIGPLGAPVWPAGLVGSITHGGPLAAAVVAPDSRWRGIGIDCERLLPDAESDDIVGLVFPEAAATRVLSAGVPASRGRLVSVAFSAKESLYKCLAPLAGQFFDFTAARVEEIDFERGTVRLLVTEPVGGPIAPGLLLTARFRVDQDHVYSAVGLPVLDHTPGASAPPG; encoded by the coding sequence ATGACCAGCCCGGCCGCCCTCGCGGATGACGTGCGTCGGTTTCGCCGGCTCCCGGTGCCGGCGCCGTTCGCGGAGTACGGCGCTGCGGCGTGTGTCGCGCTGGCCGAGGTGTCCGCGGCGGCCAGCGGCACGGGCGAGGTGGAGATGTCCCACGCCGTCCTCGCGGCCTCGTTGGACAGGGCGGTGCGGTCCCGGATCCGGTCGCACCTGGCCGGCCGCCACTGCGCAGGCACGGCCATCGCGGCACTCACCGGTGCCGACGCCGCTGTCACGATTCCGATCGGACCGCTCGGCGCTCCGGTGTGGCCGGCGGGGCTGGTCGGGTCGATCACGCATGGGGGCCCACTTGCCGCCGCGGTGGTGGCGCCGGACAGCAGGTGGCGGGGAATCGGCATCGACTGCGAGCGACTCCTGCCCGACGCCGAGTCGGACGACATCGTCGGGCTCGTGTTCCCCGAAGCGGCAGCCACGCGCGTCCTGAGCGCGGGTGTGCCCGCGAGTCGTGGCAGACTCGTCTCGGTGGCCTTCTCCGCGAAGGAGAGCCTCTACAAGTGCCTCGCACCGCTGGCGGGGCAGTTCTTCGACTTCACGGCGGCACGGGTCGAGGAGATCGACTTCGAGCGCGGCACGGTGCGGCTGCTGGTGACGGAGCCGGTCGGCGGACCCATCGCACCCGGGCTGTTGCTCACGGCGCGCTTCCGCGTCGATCAGGATCATGTCTACTCGGCCGTCGGTCTCCCCGTCCTCGACCACACTCCCGGCGCCAGCGCGCCACCCGGGTGA
- a CDS encoding alpha/beta fold hydrolase — MMIPARAVPHTVPTFFGSAERRLFGLYHAPSGDTVRAAGVVLCHPAPQEYSQTYWAFNKLAGMLASAGFHVLRFDYGGTGDSSGESADARLAQWVGDIGTAVQELRDLAGVRRISLVGMRVGAALAARATAAGVRVRDLVLWEPVVSGPAYLAELDAVEDRRLGLLNYPEPDTRLDDELMGYAFPHAMRRETAAIDLTTESVGRADRLLIVGALDVPSWATIAARSAAAGIAATVTRVPDPVLYAGVGHPSDTILPHEAPLAITAFLARANA; from the coding sequence GTGATGATTCCCGCCCGGGCCGTCCCGCACACCGTCCCGACGTTCTTCGGCAGTGCGGAGCGTCGGCTCTTCGGCCTGTATCACGCGCCATCCGGCGACACGGTCCGCGCAGCTGGTGTCGTGTTGTGCCATCCGGCGCCGCAGGAGTACAGCCAGACCTACTGGGCGTTCAACAAGCTGGCGGGTATGTTGGCGTCCGCCGGCTTCCACGTGTTGCGCTTCGACTACGGCGGCACCGGTGACTCGTCGGGTGAGTCGGCCGACGCGCGGCTGGCCCAGTGGGTGGGTGACATCGGTACCGCGGTGCAGGAGCTGCGTGACCTCGCGGGCGTCCGGCGCATCTCACTCGTCGGCATGCGCGTCGGTGCGGCACTGGCGGCGCGTGCGACGGCTGCAGGCGTGCGCGTTCGTGACCTTGTGCTGTGGGAGCCGGTGGTCTCGGGCCCGGCGTACCTGGCGGAGCTGGACGCCGTCGAGGATCGCCGTCTGGGGCTGCTCAACTATCCCGAACCCGACACGCGCCTGGACGATGAGCTGATGGGCTATGCGTTCCCCCACGCCATGCGTCGCGAGACCGCTGCCATCGACCTCACGACGGAGTCGGTCGGTCGTGCCGACCGGCTGCTCATCGTCGGCGCGCTCGACGTCCCGTCGTGGGCCACGATCGCGGCCCGGTCGGCGGCGGCGGGCATCGCTGCCACCGTGACCCGTGTCCCGGATCCCGTGCTCTATGCAGGTGTCGGCCATCCGTCGGACACGATCCTGCCACACGAGGCGCCGCTGGCGATCACGGCGTTCCTTGCCCGGGCGAACGCATGA
- a CDS encoding alpha/beta fold hydrolase, with protein MTERAVAFGPRNGLIGVLTEPQVPAAGVRRAVIMSNIGMHHRVGPFRLYVELARRLAASGLHVLRFDLSGMGDSLLRTDVVTTAERAAADLADAMDWLQRECGVGEFLLVGLCSGVDSTHAAAARDERVVGAVFIDGYSYPTPGYRIRHLTRRPLQAGRWVRFGQRLLRGERRTARASDNATVFARETPDRPQFARDVGAMTARGARLLFIYTGGVYHRFNSPRQVHEMLAGAVRLDRIEVDLMRDADHVFSRTEQRRALYDRVVGWAASIGG; from the coding sequence ATGACCGAACGTGCGGTGGCGTTCGGGCCGCGCAATGGGCTCATCGGAGTGCTCACGGAACCACAGGTGCCGGCGGCCGGCGTGCGGCGTGCGGTGATCATGTCGAACATCGGCATGCATCACCGGGTCGGGCCGTTCCGCCTGTACGTCGAGCTGGCACGACGGCTGGCGGCCAGCGGGCTGCATGTGCTGCGCTTCGACCTGTCCGGCATGGGCGACAGCCTGCTGCGCACGGATGTCGTGACCACGGCCGAGCGCGCCGCGGCTGACCTGGCGGATGCGATGGACTGGCTGCAGCGGGAATGTGGGGTGGGGGAGTTCCTGCTGGTGGGCCTGTGCTCGGGCGTGGACAGTACGCACGCTGCCGCGGCCCGGGACGAGCGCGTGGTGGGGGCGGTGTTCATCGACGGGTATTCGTATCCCACGCCCGGCTATCGCATCCGCCACCTGACACGCCGACCCCTGCAGGCCGGCCGCTGGGTGCGATTCGGGCAGCGCCTGCTCCGGGGCGAGCGCCGCACGGCGCGCGCGTCGGACAACGCGACGGTCTTCGCGCGCGAGACACCGGACCGGCCGCAGTTCGCACGCGATGTCGGCGCCATGACGGCGCGCGGTGCGCGGCTGCTCTTCATCTACACTGGTGGCGTGTACCACCGCTTCAACTCCCCGCGCCAGGTGCACGAGATGCTCGCCGGCGCGGTCCGCCTCGATCGCATCGAGGTGGACCTCATGCGCGACGCCGATCACGTGTTCTCGCGCACGGAGCAGCGTCGCGCGCTCTACGACCGGGTGGTCGGCTGGGCGGCGTCGATCGGGGGCTGA
- a CDS encoding DUF1996 domain-containing protein has protein sequence MSAIRALTLGLALHALTAAAAAQGSRTAASVPIRTAASVPAMPARAAAETVGRDARRMNSLTGTGPWTFCGALGASCQFAGRRDVRLVSGETVVLRGEVFGQLRCAVDAFGAPDMTPPAGARCEYGPLALRTLANPRPAGSPLPATVQVALGATGWGSGRSRRGDTDSPLSVGEGIFRTSCQLAGIQFSDPVGNPARVGPVPLSVFFGNTAFAAATVTPAARTTGNSTCRGGTLDRSAYYLPAVVDTQSGEVQVPGDGVFHLGTGLNVDPASLHAVPRGLVMLAGDMTARRLQRYITEWTCRTRWVQNDGTIPACPVGDAVRLSVHFPQCWDGVHLDSPNHRSHMAYAVYLGGPQRSSCPSTHPVVLPQLTQVVEYEVRAGASPHNWRLATDNYPRSTRGGLSAHAYWVNGWDPATMNAIVSECLVRGVDCGLGLIGRGVELF, from the coding sequence ATGTCGGCAATCCGCGCACTGACGCTTGGGCTCGCGCTGCATGCCCTCACCGCCGCCGCTGCAGCGCAGGGCAGCCGGACGGCAGCGTCCGTTCCCATTCGTACGGCAGCATCGGTGCCAGCGATGCCGGCCCGGGCCGCCGCCGAGACGGTGGGCCGCGATGCGCGCCGTATGAACTCGCTCACCGGTACAGGGCCATGGACGTTCTGTGGCGCGCTGGGCGCAAGCTGCCAGTTCGCCGGCCGCCGGGACGTCCGCCTGGTGAGCGGTGAAACCGTCGTGCTGCGCGGGGAGGTATTCGGACAGCTGCGGTGCGCCGTCGACGCCTTCGGTGCCCCGGACATGACTCCACCGGCTGGCGCCAGATGCGAGTACGGCCCACTCGCGCTCCGCACGCTCGCCAACCCGCGTCCCGCCGGCTCACCGCTGCCGGCGACCGTCCAGGTGGCGCTCGGCGCGACCGGGTGGGGCAGTGGCCGGTCGCGCCGCGGAGACACCGACTCACCGCTCAGCGTCGGCGAAGGCATCTTCCGGACGAGCTGCCAGCTCGCGGGGATCCAGTTCAGTGATCCCGTCGGCAATCCGGCGCGCGTCGGTCCGGTTCCGCTGTCGGTCTTCTTCGGCAACACGGCGTTCGCCGCAGCCACCGTCACCCCTGCGGCCAGGACGACCGGGAACTCCACCTGTCGCGGCGGCACGCTGGATCGCTCGGCGTACTACCTGCCGGCGGTGGTGGACACACAGTCCGGGGAAGTGCAGGTGCCGGGAGACGGCGTGTTCCACCTCGGCACCGGGCTCAACGTCGATCCGGCGTCCCTGCATGCCGTCCCGCGAGGCCTGGTGATGCTCGCGGGGGACATGACGGCGCGCCGCCTGCAGCGCTACATCACCGAGTGGACCTGCCGCACCCGGTGGGTGCAGAACGACGGGACGATTCCCGCCTGTCCGGTGGGTGATGCCGTGCGCCTCTCGGTCCATTTCCCGCAGTGCTGGGACGGCGTGCACCTGGACTCCCCCAACCATCGCAGCCACATGGCGTATGCGGTGTATCTCGGCGGGCCGCAGCGCAGCAGCTGTCCTTCCACGCACCCGGTGGTGCTGCCCCAGCTCACGCAGGTCGTGGAATACGAGGTGCGCGCCGGGGCATCGCCACACAACTGGCGCCTCGCCACCGACAACTACCCGCGAAGCACCCGCGGCGGCCTGTCCGCGCACGCGTACTGGGTGAACGGCTGGGATCCGGCCACGATGAACGCGATCGTCTCCGAGTGCCTCGTCCGCGGCGTGGATTGCGGACTGGGGCTCATCGGGCGCGGCGTCGAACTGTTCTGA